The genomic region CAagaagtttcttttgtttgaaatatatTGGGTGAAACAAGGTattgaaaaaaaagctgtagtcTTATCAAGAAAGCAAGTTTATTTAATAGCAATTTATGAAGCGATTTACTAAGCACAGTGATGACCTAAGAGATTTACacatctcattttctgtgtataAAAGTAGTATAACTCCATTGAGctgtaaaataacaaaaaaaagtcaagcaagTAATGCAATTTAcccaattactttttttttaaagcctcttgTGCTGGATGCTTTCATGTCACTGGACTTCCCTCTCAAAGAACTGGTTAAATGGAAGCCCTTACTGGGAGACCAAACAAATaacagcaattttaaattaaatgaaacaaaggtTTAGAAAACTTCCAGTCACACTGCAACCCTCCGCTACTAATATGCCAGATGCCTGCCTTCTAAAATTTAGTCTGCTATGCCTATGTGATGgtttgtgaaaaataaagtatggGCCTTGAATTATTTTACAGTAGAATATTGtgtaatatatttaaaaaattgactctgtaaaaattgtttcttcatttttctatgTAGACAACTTAATTACAACAGAATCAAAAGAAAGTTACAGTTAcaaagcaaagcacttcaaATGTCTGCCACTGCCTAAACTAGGCTGTTACTGCAGAATGCAGGGCTCTGGACTATACTGAGATATACTAGTAAATGCAATCATAATTAGCCATAATTCAGGATATCctgttttatgtttcattttcaggcaCTATTTCCACAGTTTCTGACTTCTTTGCACAGATGTTATATCAACACGTAGGAGGACTGCAACCCATCaatatttcctttcagtgatGTCCTTCCAAGCTAATCCAGCTCCTACTAAAAATCAGTGCTGCAAGTAAAAATACACTCTTAATTTTAAGCAGAGATACATATTGCCTGAGCAGTAAAGTAAATCAGTGTATGCAAAAATTTCAACCATGTTTACTTGACTTCACTACCAACAAATACTCTTCTTGaattcaaaatgctttctaaagCAAGCTTTTTACCTTGTCCGCAATCCTTGACTTGGGTCTGACCCAATAGACTTATAAGCAGTAACGGATATAAAtcactgcagtaaaaaaataatgcatcaGAATCTAATAATCTAAAAGACTGAATTTTGAGCTGATTTGTTTGCTGAGATACACAATAGATGCAGCCAACTTCCCTATTGCACTTCAGTACCATTCATCAGGGCAGAAACCACAGTAATTAACAAACTGCCATTGGTGTTGCTATCTCAAAAGTTCCTGTGAGAAAAGATCAGGGGGATGGACTGTTTTAATTAAGTGACAATTTACAATGCCTAGAGCGGGAAGCAGTTGAAGCACAGCTATGATGACACTTGCTACTGCTCAGGACACGCTGTCTTGGCTTTTTCCAGCCCCTTGCCCGATGCAGACCTGTGGCAGTAGAAGGCACTGTATTTGTCCCTTCTTAACCTGCTCGCTACAGTTTTGAtaatgaaagagggaaaagaactattttaagaGAATGAAACTAAGAGTTGCATTAAGACAGATTCAAACAGATCACCAAAACCAGCTCCTGTGCAATTGCTCAAGctgtggaagagaaaatacagaggtGGCTGAAAAAATCCGGACTTTCAAATCTTGGATGAATTTATACAAAAATGTGAGTTAAAGAAGAACTTGGATTTTCTGGGCCAGGCCATGGTTTGATTGCCATTTCACATCACTCATGAGGCTACCTACATTTGGGCTTGAACAGTAATAGTGGTGTAACACAGCCAAAATAGTTGATTGCCAAGTTCTAAAAAAATCCATGATGATGATTATGTCAGGTACTGCATGGGGAACTCAATTTAGCCCATGAGTTGTGCCTAAGACCACTGTATTCTTAAGCAGGACAAGTGCATAGTTTCTTGACATTTGTGTGCATCTACAGCAACCGCTGTTATGATGTGCAGCTagtaaaaaacatttgaaaatagtttCTATTAGAGATAGTGTAAAGGCTGGAGAAAGATTCCAGAAGTACAGACAGGATGGGATTCTGTAATACATACAgaactgcaggggaaaaaaaaaatgggtatttaaacaaaaactacAAACCTTCTGCAATCATATCCTCTATCTCTGTGTCCGATGAGTTGTCTGCATGTTTTGTATTCTGCAAGTCTGATTCAACACACACAACACTCATGATTTGACCCTCCACTAGCAATCTTTTTTCTGCAGGCTGTTCTACCAGCAAAGATGAACGACTTACCTATtgcaataaaagcaaagcaacagtGATTAACTGAacaataaataattgaaaatagtATTTGTGACTTAGCAGCTGTAACTGAGACTAGAATCACAGTTTCTATTCCGTACCAATGAATCATTATGATACAGCACCAAAGCTCTAAATACCATTTCTCAAGCAAATACAAAGACTCACTCCTGGCTCTGCAGAGTTTGCAATTACATTtaacaaaggaagaaacacaTTATTTCTAGAGAAGTGAAGGAATAGGAAAATGAGAGACACATTAAATTAGTTAATAAGGCAGGCTTATAGGTTTCAAACTGTCCATTTGTGGATTTAAAATCTTCAACAGTAATTCTTACCAGATACAGTACTAATCACACCAAGCTCAATAAGGGGCTTGCCAGTGctttaaacaacaaaatgttaatgttttagAATTTTAACACAGACTCATCTCACAGGTTTAAATTATCACTTAAGGTATCTATAAGACAGACAAACATAAACCGAAGTTATTGCAAATGGTAGCCTAAAATCACTCTCTGTAGTTATCTCCGCATATAGCCTATCTACTCAACtctgtctgttttcatttagtACCTTGTCATCCAGTGATACTGGCAGGCCAAACAGCAACATGAATTCCAACTACATATGTAAGACAATAAAAACAGTATACAAGTATACTGAATGCTGTAAGAAACAGGTTACCAATCAGTGGAAAAAAGGTCAAAAccaacatttgaaaaattattcaagaTCTAAATAGCTACTAGCCACAAATAACATCACCcttaaaaatagtttgtttcaaaaattaGTAGTAAAAAATTCATAGCAACTTTTACACTTACAGGGAACGGCTCTAACCCCTCCTGAATCACAAAGCCTTCAATAACATGGGTCAGGATCTGTGGTTTAACAATAGCCTGTGGAGGTTTATTTTCTAGGCTAGGAATGCTATTGGGCATTGATGTGCTGTTGCTCCTTGTTGTTGCTGCTGGAAGCAAAAGAGGTGGTGGTGGAATAGAGGCATGTGAAGGATCAGATGGAGATTTAATTACTGAGGCACTGACTGATGATGTCACTGAAGGTAGTCCCccatgttctgaaaaaaataacaaactaCGTTATGCTTTTGTCACTTATGTCCAACCATTGGCTCAGAATTGTAGAAATAAGGGGTGACAAACACACCCATCTCTGCACCCATCATCTTGTAACACATGCTTTTGCCTATGATTTACAGTTTTTACCTTCAAAACAAGATGTTTTTCCTTGACAGACTATTTCCACAAATGAACAGTTCTCAtgtaaacattttcctttactCAGTAGCTACAAACTATAAGCATAGCTGGCTATTAATTACCTACACAAATCACAAATCCTAAGTCAAAAGCAGAAACCAGTATTTTCAAACATTGGATTCTCAAGAGTGAGCAGCTGaggtatttctgaagaaagaatttattttcagggATGCTTTGAGCCTCAGTAacctgcagggtcacaagtaTATACAACATCAAGGCACCAAGCACCCAGTTATATGCAtagcatatatacacacacacactctatACTATAGAGAGAgtgtatatttgtatatttagcACATTGTGGAAGTTACATTAGTTTGCAGGACAACAATTGATACAGGCATGTATATCTTACAAttcactgaagaagaaaaattttcattagAACAGCTCCTTACTGTTGAAAGGGTTAAAGCCCCAAGGACAAGGGGATGTTGTAAATAAAGGtatgtttccttctgttctctGAGAAGATAACAACCTTAAGCCCTTTTTCAGATAAATTAGCTTAGTTTGTCAGTATGGTTTGCATCAAAAGGATGTTAATCAAGGAAGAGTAGATAGCAGAGTTGCCCATGAACATTCTTTAGGATAAGCTATCCAAACATGTAAAATGTGCCCCTGCACAGAATCCGAGGAAGAGGTCAACTAGTGGACAGGTGATGAAGATTAtcaaagaccaccagaggacccCAAAAGACCACCAAAAGATGACGACTGTGCATGCGGATCagacatttacatatattaATAAGTTCTCAAAAACCAGGAAAACCTGTTTACATAAATAAGTTCTCAGAAATTCTATGAATATGTATAGCTTTAATGTATATAACCCTCTAAAGGTTCGCCCAATCGTTGGAGCACTCATGGTGGACTCATCCCCAGCGCTGCCCGGTGCCGTAATAAAGGATGCCTGCTTAATAGTAACTTCGTTGCTATTGAGTTTTATTTCAGGGAACTCTCTGAATACTCCATTTCCCCTACAGGGAGATTCAGACCTTAAAAAGTACCTGtgaattttgtttcactgtggcatataaaaaaaatggtgCCAAAAAGAATCATACAGTGCAGTCAACCATTCCAACAGCAACTTCTGACTGCTGACCCTGATCCTGCAAAATCAATCTTCACACCAGACCAGTCAGCATATTTTACCCATATCACACAGCTATCACTTAAAGATTAACTGGACACTGACAGCCCTGTTAAAATTTTagtataaaaatacatgctAAAGAGCTCAAATAAGTTTTTTCTGTGCTACATGTTctccaaatatatatataagctACACCTTCGGGACTGAATTATTCATTCTATCACATGgatttcaaatatatttcatatagtctgttttacttaaaaaattataccactgaattataaaaaagatcaaaataatagatttttattttaaaacatcaataACTAGTAGAAGTTTCTAAGAAGAACAGCTACCTTAGTTTGACATTTGTTCTCACCTGACAAAGGATCTTCTGAATTAAGTGTCTCTCCATTCCCCAAGGTTATGGCTGGTGGAGACAGAGTGGGTGGCGTAGGTGTTCTAGCCATATGGACACAATCTGATTCCTCGGGCATCTCTTCTTCACATACATTCTCCACTTGGTAAATCTGCATCCAACAAACTATTGCTTTAGAGAGATTTCCATTCTACCTTAATACCTTAAAAAAGTtacataaatacagtttttaaaataaattaccagttaaaatgttaaaatatgcTGATCTCCTAACAAAATACTAGTTTCCAAACTGCATACAAAACAATGAACTATGGGGGCACCATAATGTCTATAAgagcaaaattatttgttaCAAATAGCAAAATATGAAGAGGTACAATTCTCCTATCAAACAGATCAGAGAACTTGACTTTTTCAATATCTTatctttactgtatttttatttgcacacACATTTGTGGCTATTTAAACACTTCTGCAAAATGCAAGCTTTATAACATAATGACAAGTCTGCAAATCGTTCTCTATCTTATACAGCAGTGTAATCAAACTGAGTATTTCAGAAGAGTACAGTAAGACTATCAAGCATTAGTGGTTATAAGAGATTATGAAGTATTTTCCTCAAAACTATTAAAGTAAATTTACATGAATTACTGACAAGTCAATTTAGCAGATGAGGATGTAGAACACCACCTTGTCAAAAGCAAACCTGGCTTCTAGTCTTTTGCCGAATTTCTACATGAAATATCAGAAAGTTGAGATTCTTATTACCCTCTTAATATAAATTAAACAGCACACCTTCCTCCTTATCCCATTGGTAGCCTGAAAAAAGCCTACAAGAGCTGTTGATTCTTTTACTTACATTAATCTCATTAGCAGGTTACCATTAAATGCCATCTTAAATGTCAGCATTATTTGCataccattttatttcactgatatTTCACTGCACATGATTTTAGTTCAGTGAGAGTGAAGCTGGAATCTTCAGTTACAAACTGTAGATGTCTGAGACTAACACTGAACTAAATTAAATGGCAGTGATGGGGAACACCAAGACAGCATCAAAAATTCCCCTATTCTTTTATGAAGAGGATCTTTTTGATGCTAGTACAAAATTAATTATCCAGAACTGTATCATCTTAATAATCTTCTACACACCTTCGCACCTAGTATAGAGATGATTCTCCTACTCAAAATTTTGATTGCCTATATTTGTATTAACATAAAGAGGTAAAAGCTTACGGTCCATACGGTATATTTGTCAAAATTCATTTTGACAAAAGCATTGGCATatatttacttgcttttttaacTTTAGATATGCTGCAATTTCATTAAGAGATAAGATCTGAGGCCACAAAATTGCACTTTCATGATTCTTGGTTGATATTTTTGACTGATGATCCAttacaaaaagccaaaaagcaaATCACAAGGAAAACgtctgttttcttaaaacttgTTTCTGTAATCAACAGGTTTCTTCTGGTTCTCTGTCTAGCACCTGGTTTAGCTCCCTCTGAAGTCAATGGGCCAGATTTACAGCTCTTCAGAGAAGCCAAggataaagaataaaagaacTACGATATTACCACTTACCACTGGAGTTTCAATTGGTACCGATGGCTGCACCTGAAGATTTACTGCAACAGTCTGTGGTGGTGGAAGAGtctgaaatggcagctggaCCAAAGCTTCTGCAGCAGGAAGTTCTTCCTCAGAAACCAAAGTGTTTTGAACCAAAACCTGGCCCTGGGACAGAATTTCAGGCTGCACTTGTAAAGACTGCACAGACTGCAACGGCAGTTGTTGAATCTGGGTTGAAGATGTTGACAGCTGAGGAGGAGCTGCAAGAGGGATAGGTGTGGACTGCAAGGCTGAATATTGCTGGTGTGGTGTCGAGGACACAATCTGTTGGCCTGGGGAAACTAAGCTGGGCTGATCTACTGACCCTATATGTACAGCGGGGGAAGATGGAAGTGGAAGATGTGGCGGAAGATTAAGCGGCTGTGCAATTGGTCGAACTGGATTGGTAGTAGTTTGCTGAGGAACAGTCTGCTCTGGCTGAAGAGCTGTTGGCACGAGGGAGTTTGCCTGTGACTGAATAAGTGCTTGAGGGTGAATAATTATTGTGGGTGATTGACTAGGGGAGTGAGAAGGTGGAGGGGATACCACTACTGACTGCTGAGCTGACTGGGATGGAGTAGGAGATAGTGTTAGAGGGGGAGGATGGATGTGAATAGGTGAGCAATGAGACTGGACACTGCTGGGACCTGGAGGAAGACCATGGCTTGGGAGTGGTAGACAGTGCTGTGATGGAGGGGGTTCCTGACCCGAAGGAGTCTGAAGTGCAATTGGCTggacttgctgctgctgttgcaatATCAGCTGATGATGGGAAATCTTTGGAGGTGGTGAATGAAGTGGGATCTGCTGATGTTTTACTAGAGAATGAGGTTGCAATGGAGAATATGAAGCtgtgagggaggaaaaaaagtgacaattAGTACTTACTTCTTTAAGTCAAGAgaacattataaaaatattaaaagaaaggaagtttttAAAGTAAGACCACCACAACTTCTTCAACCCTTCGGATCTATGTTTAGAAATATCATCTTTGACAGCATATAGTACACAAGAACCATTTATTAAGGTAATATATcaatttccaaagcaaaatgcagcaaTGAATAAAGGAACATAGCCAtgctttttacatatatatacacctatATGTACTTTCTATATAAAAGCATCTAAACTTATCTTTTTGGTGCTAGTTCTAGGATTATTGCTGATCCAgtctttgcttatttaaaaatttcatgCTACTTTAAATGGATTTAACCTTTCCTTTGAAACAGACTGGAATGAAAGAGATAAGCATGTCACAATCCACAGGATTTGTTGAAAACTGCTAAGTTAAAGTTTAGTAATATGATTTTAAGACACTAAACAAAACTCCAAGAGTTCAGTATGaattaaaaacctttcaaagTATTTGCCTGAACTTGAACACACAAGCTGAAAggtatgaatttaaaaatagtgcAGCTTCCAGAGATATCGCATCACCTTTAAGCGAACCAGTGACTCAATAGTAATTCCTTACAGCGCACGCACACATATTTTCCTCCACATGCAAATCTCttcttgctttgtcttttccacTTGAGAAAACTCATTTatgttgccttttttatttattctcctAGTGAAGAtggattttttccttatagAAGTGAGTTCTAGGAGCATCAGGGCTCAACGCCTCAGGAATGTCTGCCTTGCAGTCTTACTCCTTCTCTAAAAGCTGCCATTAAGCCAAGCTAAATTCCACAGAATTCAGATCAATTGTCTAGTCTACCCTTactctttcaaaataagaaagctaaaatgcaaatacaggcTTTTACATTGCATGCAATATCTAACCAACTGCATGCTTATTTTGATTCACCTcttaatacaaaatacaaaagtacTTGATATAAGAACATTCTGATGACACagacaagacaggaaaaaaaaccccaaacaaaccaaaaaaaaccccaacaaaacagatGTTGATGAGAGCAAGAGGCCTGAGGTGGTTTCAGCCCACGTATTGCTTCCCAAAGATTGAGGATGACATGTCCTAACAATGAGCATACAGAAAGACCAGCAATGAGAATCATGTTTGTACTGTGATTCAACCGTGTCTTGCAATTGCTATATTGTGCTTGTACTGTGATTTAAGAACACTGCTGTATCACTCTGCTAAATCAAAAACCTGCGTAACATCCAATATCaacaaataagtaaatttaCTATTAAACATAAAACTCTATTCATGTGGGATATCTAAAAGAACCTGGTCAGAGAGCATTGGACTCTGACAGAACCATAACATacaaactttaattaaaataactttcttaTAGGTCCATTTTCATCCTACCTGGTGTTATTAAGTGATGTATGCTTGATGTCCGTGTGACTGGTGTACTCCGACACTCTGGAGTTGGGCTCTCGCCTTTTCTATTGCTTTCTGAGGGATCTGGCTGGCTGCCCTTTGAACTGGTTACAGGTTTATTAGGGCACAGAGACAATGACTGAGTTTGACTGCTGCTCTTTGGTGGGCCATTCTGTGAACTTGACAATACACCCAACTTCTGACTGCGCAATGTCAAGTTCTGAACCTGAGAAATGagcaaaatgtgaaaaaaccaaaccaaagaaacaTCTATGACAAACATCCAggcaaaaatagcaaaaaattacattatGTAATGCTTCTCATCCTATGTGATCAAAATACATGAGAAGTTAAAAATCTGCATATCAATGTAGCTATTAGGCCacaaaatttagaaaagaatatGGATCTTGAATTACTTCAGTGataaagaaacaggaaaagtctttttttcttattgaacttttaaaacaaatggaaattgTTCATTAcattaatttgaattaaaatttgcattttttttctcttttattgtgCCTTCGAAGTGAATGACACAAAGCATCTTAagcaaatgcaattttatttttatacaaacGCTACAGAAGTGCAAGCAGTCTCTAAGTATGCTTCCAGAGACTAACATAAACCAGAGCCTCGGGTGGTCAATGGGACCAGAATCTGCTGTATGTTATCCATGTCTTAACAAACCTGAGCCCTTTATATCTACAGCGATATTAATGTACCTTTTCATCATGACACTTCCAATGTCACATGAAACAAAAggtttgctttctgaaatgtaaatcaGTCAGCGATTATTTTCACTAAGGTCTCTTATATCATGGCCAGATTCTGTACATAATGATCCCAGCTTTCCAATCCTACATGCCGAgctagaattttattttcaaggatAAAGACTACCCTTGTAGCACTAATTTACATCATACTTCACATGAAAGAGAGGACTAATTATTATCACCATCCACTATTTTGATTACATAATCCCTTCCTCATTCAACAGTTAGTACCTGTGTAATGAACAGCCGGTTTACATTTTACTTCTCGCTGTTCAGTGTGTTACCACAGGATGCATTCAAATCCTATTCTGACAACAGGAAGACAACAGTATTTGCTTCCTTATTGGCATGCATGAGGCATTTACTGCAATCGTACCTCTGTGAGTACAAATCAACCTTCAGCACACCTTAACAGATAAGGTAACTAATCTGAGACGTCCAGGTCATACATGAGGGGGAcacatatgaaaagaaaaaagtatgaaagcagaagggaagaagagtAAGTAGGAGAGAAGTGTCAGTTCACCTACCAGGCCATGTTAGGTGTTCCATTAAGACACTGCTAATCATTGATGAATTTCTGAGTTTCTCTGGTATTTCTACATAGAAGGCGATACTGTGAGATCACTATACTGTACCTTCACAAACATCTTGGCTAAGTGTAATATATACATCTATGTACAtaactaaatgcatttttttcttacgAACTGGCATTGCCTACTTGCTCAGGTTTGTTTATATGGTAAACACATTTCTCTAAACCCATCTGACTGAAACCCCAAGGACTTATTTATCACAAggtgagaaaaataaagtgtacCAGTGTTAAAGCTTTTCCATTGCATCACTGACTACAGATGAAACTGGATCTTTGCAATGTTATTGCTGCTATAGAAACTACCAGACAACCAAGGTTAACAACATCTGGCAATAGGGCAGTAGTGAACATTGAGAGGGGAGAGGAACGGTTTGAGTTTGGCAGGGTCACCACAGCAGCTCATCTGACTGAATAATGCTCTATGGTCTGGCGTGAGATTCTACTGTCCCTCTGCAATGATGCCTCATGAAATTGCACAGCCGGGCAGACTTGTGCAAAGTGGACCTCTAAAACCCTGTGGTACAAAAGGACCAAGACTGTAAAGTGACAGGCTTTATTGACATCTCTACCCTGAATGCAAAAGACAAAgatacaaatgcaaaaagagTTGCTAGCCCATCTAGTAACCTCTCTGCacttttgtggtgggttgaccctggctggacaccaggtgcccaccaaagccacaacatcactccccctcctcagctggataggggagagaaaatacaacaaagggcTCGTAAGTCGAGATAAGGACACGGAGGTATCACTCACCAAttatcacaggcaaaacagactcgacttggggaaaattaacctaatttattaccaatcaactggagtagggtaatgagaaataaagccaaatcttaaaaacaccttccccccacccctctcttcttcctgggcacagcttcattcccgaattctctacctcctctcccccagcagcacagggggacaggtAATGGGGGTTtcggtcagttcatcacacgttgtctctgctgctccttcctcttcagggggagttctcctcactcttcccctgctccagcatggggttcctcccatgggagacagtcctccacgaacttctccaacgtgggtccttcccatgggctgcagttcttcacaaactgctcctgcgtgggtcccttccaggggctgcagtccttcaggcacagactgctcaagtgtgggtcccctgtggggtcacaagtcctgccagcaaacctgctccagcgtgggctcctctctccacggggccacaggtcctgccgggagcctgctccagcatgggcttcccacagggttccagcctccttcgggcatccccctgctccgatgtggggtcctccccgggctgcaggtggagatctgctcccccgtggacctccctgggctgcagggggacagcctgcctcaccacggtcttccccacgggctgcaggggaatctctgctccggcgcctggagcatctcctcctcctccttctgcactgacctgggggtctgcagggttgtttctctcacatgttctcactactctctctggctgcagttgctgtgccacagcaacttttttttcccttcttaaatctgttatcccagaggcactaccaccatcgctgatggcctcagccttggccagcagcaggtccatcttggagccagctggcactggctctgtcagacacaggggaagcttctagcagcttctcatagAAGCCACCACTGTAatccccccactaccaaaaccttgccatgcaaacccaatacaacttTCAAATTTGATCTGCAGAATctggag from Aquila chrysaetos chrysaetos chromosome 10, bAquChr1.4, whole genome shotgun sequence harbors:
- the PHC3 gene encoding polyhomeotic-like protein 3 isoform X4; its protein translation is MENEPNTTTCSASTTTITTTSTARTQLPQISVYSGSDRHAVQASLSGGRQCTSPTGSVTQQSSMSQTSINLSTSPTPAQIISRSQTSNTTSSSITQQTMLLGSTSPTLSASQAQMYLRAQMLIFTPATTVAAVQSDIPVVSSSSSSSCQSAATQVQNLTLRSQKLGVLSSSQNGPPKSSSQTQSLSLCPNKPVTSSKGSQPDPSESNRKGESPTPECRSTPVTRTSSIHHLITPASYSPLQPHSLVKHQQIPLHSPPPKISHHQLILQQQQQVQPIALQTPSGQEPPPSQHCLPLPSHGLPPGPSSVQSHCSPIHIHPPPLTLSPTPSQSAQQSVVVSPPPSHSPSQSPTIIIHPQALIQSQANSLVPTALQPEQTVPQQTTTNPVRPIAQPLNLPPHLPLPSSPAVHIGSVDQPSLVSPGQQIVSSTPHQQYSALQSTPIPLAAPPQLSTSSTQIQQLPLQSVQSLQVQPEILSQGQVLVQNTLVSEEELPAAEALVQLPFQTLPPPQTVAVNLQVQPSVPIETPVIYQVENVCEEEMPEESDCVHMARTPTPPTLSPPAITLGNGETLNSEDPLSEHGGLPSVTSSVSASVIKSPSDPSHASIPPPPLLLPAATTRSNSTSMPNSIPSLENKPPQAIVKPQILTHVIEGFVIQEGLEPFPVSRSSLLVEQPAEKRLLVEGQIMSVVCVESDLQNTKHADNSSDTEIEDMIAEEGLDEIENDLLKCEFCGKMGYSNKFLRSKRFCSTSCAKRHSLSCTKKFGLFTSDKTSRWNRKSDSQSLGRRGRRPSGPDGASRDHFLRQLPITYPSAEEDTASHEDAVPAAMTTRLRRQSERERERELRELRIRKMPESIDLLPVVQADPSVWTVDEVWAFIHSLPGCQDIADEFRAQEIDGQALLLLKEDHLMSAMNIKLGPALKICARINSLKES
- the PHC3 gene encoding polyhomeotic-like protein 3 isoform X1 translates to MENEPNTTTCSASTTTITTTSTARTQLPQISVYSGSDRHAVQVIQQALHRPPSSAAQYLQQMYAAQQQHLMLQTAALQQQHLSSTQFQSLATVPQASLSGGRQCTSPTGSVTQQSSMSQTSIISRSQTSNTTSSSITQQTMLLGSTSPTLSASQAQMYLRAQMLIFTPATTVAAVQSDIPVVSSSSSSSCQSAATQVQNLTLRSQKLGVLSSSQNGPPKSSSQTQSLSLCPNKPVTSSKGSQPDPSESNRKGESPTPECRSTPVTRTSSIHHLITPASYSPLQPHSLVKHQQIPLHSPPPKISHHQLILQQQQQVQPIALQTPSGQEPPPSQHCLPLPSHGLPPGPSSVQSHCSPIHIHPPPLTLSPTPSQSAQQSVVVSPPPSHSPSQSPTIIIHPQALIQSQANSLVPTALQPEQTVPQQTTTNPVRPIAQPLNLPPHLPLPSSPAVHIGSVDQPSLVSPGQQIVSSTPHQQYSALQSTPIPLAAPPQLSTSSTQIQQLPLQSVQSLQVQPEILSQGQVLVQNTLVSEEELPAAEALVQLPFQTLPPPQTVAVNLQVQPSVPIETPVIYQVENVCEEEMPEESDCVHMARTPTPPTLSPPAITLGNGETLNSEDPLSEHGGLPSVTSSVSASVIKSPSDPSHASIPPPPLLLPAATTRSNSTSMPNSIPSLENKPPQAIVKPQILTHVIEGFVIQEGLEPFPVSRSSLLVEQPAEKRLLVEGQIMSVVCVESDLQNTKHADNSSDTEIEDMIAEEGLDEIENDLLKCEFCGKMGYSNKFLRSKRFCSTSCAKRHSLSCTKKFGLFTSDKTSRWNRKSDSQSLGRRGRRPSGPDGASRDHFLRQLPITYPSAEEDTASHEDAVPAAMTTRLRRQSERERERELRELRIRKMPESIDLLPVVQADPSVWTVDEVWAFIHSLPGCQDIADEFRAQEIDGQALLLLKEDHLMSAMNIKLGPALKICARINSLKES
- the PHC3 gene encoding polyhomeotic-like protein 3 isoform X2, coding for MENEPNTTTCSASTTTITTTSTARTQLPQISVYSGSDRHAVQVIQQALHRPPSSAAQYLQQMYAAQQQHLMLQTAALQQQHLSSTQFQSLATVPQASLSGGRQCTSPTGSVTQQSSMSQTSINLSTSPTPAQIISRSQTSNTTSSSITQQTMLLGSTSPTLSASQAQMYLRAQMLIFTPATTVAAVQSDIPVVSSSSSSSCQSAATQVQNLTLRSQKLGVLSSSQNGPPKSSSQTQSLSLCPNKPVTSSKGSQPDPSESNRKGESPTPECRSTPVTRTSSIHHLITPASYSPLQPHSLVKHQQIPLHSPPPKISHHQLILQQQQQVQPIALQTPSGQEPPPSQHCLPLPSHGLPPGPSSVQSHCSPIHIHPPPLTLSPTPSQSAQQSVVVSPPPSHSPSQSPTIIIHPQALIQSQANSLVPTALQPEQTVPQQTTTNPVRPIAQPLNLPPHLPLPSSPAVHIGSVDQPSLVSPGQQIVSSTPHQQYSALQSTPIPLAAPPQLSTSSTQIQQLPLQSVQSLQVQPEILSQGQVLVQNTLVSEEELPAAEALVQLPFQTLPPPQTVAVNLQVQPSVPIETPVIYQVENVCEEEMPEESDCVHMARTPTPPTLSPPAITLGNGETLNSEDPLSEHGGLPSVTSSVSASVIKSPSDPSHASIPPPPLLLPAATTRSNSTSMPNSIPSLENKPPQAIVKPQILTHVIEGFVIQEGLEPFPVSRSSLLVEQPAEKRLLVEGQIMSVVCVESDLQNTKHADNSSDTEIEDMIAEEGLDEIENDLLKCEFCGKMGYSNKFLRSKRFCSTSCAKRHSLSCTKKFGLFTSDKTSRWNRKSDSQSLGRRGRRPSGPDGASRDHFLRQLPITYPSAEEDTASHEDAVPAAMTTRLRRQSERERERELRELRIRKMPESIDLLPVVQADPSVWTVDEVWAFIHSLPGCQDIADEFRAQEIDGQALLLLKEDHLMSAMNIKLGPALKICARINSLKES